One part of the Candidatus Fermentibacter sp. genome encodes these proteins:
- a CDS encoding phosphoribosylformylglycinamidine synthase subunit PurQ encodes MSARPRVAVIQYPGVNCEYETARCLSACGLDGVVTRWNAGRAQLSECDAFVLPGGFSFQDRIRAGAVAARERITDFVFDAACAGKPVLGICNGAQVLVECGLVPGWTPGRIEASLAANHIEGRTGYLTAWIDVLPGPSAGRSPWLRRADGSVLPLPIAHAEGRFMFDPTVDRERLDSTLVTGLVYSDVAGAEAEAFPDNPNGSFRSLAGLLNPSGNVLAMMPHPERAFHLWQVPPSLPGRWGDDRRNAAPDELRSKPGPGRVFFESLAESLGGAG; translated from the coding sequence CATACAGTATCCCGGCGTCAACTGCGAGTACGAGACCGCGCGGTGCCTCTCGGCATGCGGCCTCGACGGAGTCGTGACCAGGTGGAATGCCGGCCGCGCCCAGCTCTCGGAATGCGACGCCTTCGTCCTCCCGGGTGGCTTCTCCTTCCAGGACAGGATAAGGGCCGGGGCGGTTGCCGCCAGGGAGCGCATCACCGACTTCGTCTTCGATGCGGCATGCGCCGGGAAGCCCGTTCTCGGGATATGCAACGGCGCTCAGGTGCTGGTGGAGTGCGGCCTAGTCCCGGGGTGGACCCCGGGCAGGATAGAGGCATCCCTCGCGGCCAACCATATCGAGGGAAGGACCGGTTACCTGACGGCATGGATCGATGTGTTGCCGGGCCCTTCGGCCGGCAGGTCGCCCTGGCTCCGGCGCGCGGACGGGTCGGTTCTGCCGCTTCCCATAGCCCACGCCGAGGGCCGGTTCATGTTCGACCCGACCGTCGACAGGGAGAGGCTCGACTCGACCCTGGTGACCGGGCTCGTCTATTCCGACGTTGCAGGCGCCGAGGCGGAGGCCTTCCCGGACAACCCGAACGGATCCTTCCGCTCCCTTGCGGGCCTCCTGAACCCCTCCGGCAACGTGCTGGCCATGATGCCTCATCCCGAGAGGGCCTTCCATCTCTGGCAGGTGCCGCCGTCGCTTCCCGGCAGGTGGGGGGACGACAGGCGGAATGCCGCCCCCGACGAGCTGCGGTCGAAACCGGGCCCCGGGAGGGTCTTCTTCGAGAGCCTCGCGGAGTCGCTGGGAGGTGCGGGATGA